A single Carnobacterium inhibens subsp. inhibens DSM 13024 DNA region contains:
- the pyrE gene encoding orotate phosphoribosyltransferase, protein MISERKIAEQLLTIKAVSLNPTQPFTWASGIKSPIYCDNRITMSYPAIRRDIAKGLANKIKQHYPDVEVIAGTATAGIPHAAWVAELLDLPMVYIRSKAKDHGKGNQIEGRIQDNQKMVLIEDLISTGGSVLEAAQAASNEGAQVLGVAAIFTYELPIGIKKFKENQIELTTLTNYTTLIETALDKQFITAKERDSLGEWKKDPTQWSIN, encoded by the coding sequence ATGATTAGTGAAAGAAAAATTGCTGAACAATTATTAACTATTAAAGCAGTCAGTCTAAACCCCACTCAACCGTTTACATGGGCCAGCGGAATAAAGAGTCCTATTTATTGCGATAACCGCATTACAATGAGCTATCCGGCTATACGTCGAGATATAGCAAAAGGGCTCGCAAATAAGATCAAACAGCACTACCCAGACGTTGAAGTCATTGCAGGGACAGCTACTGCCGGGATTCCACATGCTGCGTGGGTAGCAGAATTGTTAGACTTGCCGATGGTTTACATTAGAAGCAAAGCAAAAGATCATGGTAAAGGGAATCAAATTGAGGGCCGCATACAAGACAATCAAAAAATGGTTTTGATTGAAGACTTGATCTCTACTGGCGGTAGTGTTCTTGAAGCAGCACAAGCTGCTTCAAACGAAGGTGCACAAGTTTTAGGAGTTGCGGCCATTTTTACTTATGAATTGCCAATAGGGATCAAAAAATTTAAAGAAAATCAAATCGAGTTAACAACCTTAACCAACTATACGACCTTAATTGAAACTGCTTTAGACAAACAATTTATTACAGCAAAAGAGAGAGATTCTTTAGGAGAATGGAAAAAAGACCCTACACAATGGTCAATAAACTAA
- the pyrF gene encoding orotidine-5'-phosphate decarboxylase — protein MTNKPIIALDFPTVLEAKDFLSHFDNEPLFVKVGMELFYQNGPEIVTMIKNSGHDVFLDLKLHDIPNTVYRSMKGLASLGIDMVNVHAAGGQIMMEAALEGLIAGTNEGKKRPKLIAVTQLTSTTEVSMQQEQLISASLMESVVHYAKLTHMAGLDGVVCSALEALTIKQQTSNNFLCVTPGIRPEGTDSGDQKRVATPAVAKKEGASYIVVGRPITQAEDPVHMYHAIKEQWNGVGK, from the coding sequence ATGACTAACAAGCCGATTATTGCATTAGACTTTCCAACTGTCCTTGAAGCTAAAGACTTTCTAAGTCATTTTGACAATGAGCCTTTGTTTGTAAAAGTAGGAATGGAATTATTTTATCAAAATGGGCCAGAGATCGTTACAATGATCAAAAACTCAGGTCATGACGTTTTCTTAGATTTAAAATTACACGATATCCCAAATACGGTTTACCGTTCAATGAAAGGATTAGCTTCACTAGGAATTGATATGGTAAATGTTCATGCAGCTGGTGGACAAATTATGATGGAAGCTGCGCTGGAAGGCCTTATTGCAGGAACAAATGAAGGAAAGAAACGCCCTAAATTAATCGCCGTTACCCAACTGACTTCTACCACAGAAGTCAGTATGCAACAAGAACAACTCATTTCTGCTTCATTAATGGAGAGCGTCGTTCACTACGCAAAATTAACACATATGGCTGGTTTAGATGGCGTTGTTTGCTCGGCATTGGAAGCCTTAACGATCAAACAACAAACCTCGAATAATTTCTTATGTGTGACACCGGGGATACGTCCAGAGGGAACAGATAGTGGAGATCAAAAAAGAGTTGCGACTCCAGCTGTTGCAAAAAAAGAAGGAGCTTCTTATATTGTCGTCGGACGACCTATCACCCAAGCAGAAGACCCCGTTCATATGTACCATGCTATAAAAGAACAATGGAATGGAGTGGGAAAGTAA